The genomic interval GCGGCCAGTCACTAGGGGCTTCCGCAggcctccattttagggcctgtTCTCTTCAGGGTTGTCCTGACTGACTCGCATGTAGGACTTGAGGGCAGATGGAGTCCATTTTTTAGGCATGATGCTGAACAGGAAGGAGTGGCTGACTCCATCAAGGGGacgaaggctttgcagagagatcttgacaaatcagagagctgggcaatccccAGCAATATGAGGTTTAGCAAGAGCGAGTGAGGGATTCCACGCCTggcaaggggcaaccctggcggTACGGACAGTcagggggatgagaggctggagcgcagccctgcagagcgggatctgggggttttggtcaacagcaagttgaacGGGATtcaagcagccaggaggggaacCGCATCCTGGGCTGCCTCCAGTATGGTATCGCCAGCCGCTCGGGGGCAgggattgctgtgctctgctccgcGCTCTTTCAGCGTCGCCTCGAGTCCTGCGTGCACTTCTGGCCAGCACACTAACAGAAGCGGTGAAGGATCTGGAGGGTAAGATGGATGAGGAGCACATGAGGTCTccgtgtttgttcagcctgcacGAGACAGAGGAGAAGCCTCGtggcggcctgcagcttcctcacgaggggagcagaggggccggggctgagctctgctctctggggacactgACAAAACTCGAGGGAATGGCAAGGAGATGGGACAGTggagggtctggctgcaggtgaggaaaagagTTTTCACCAACACGGGGCTCGGCCACTGAAAGAggcctcccagggaagtggtcacggTAGCAGGTTTTGTGAACCGCAGGAGTCCACAAAACGTCTGCGAAGTGCTTTCAGACacgtgctttgctttttggggGTCAGCCAGAGCGATGGGCTCTGAGGTCAGCCAGCAACGGGCTGTGACTTCACAGGCCTCGCTGCTTATCTTGGGGCGCCgtcagagcctggcccagcctggctcgtgcCTGGACTCCTGCTGAGCGTGTGTGCGAGGCTTGGAGTGCCGAGCAAGGATTTGTTGAGAGGagttgttggagctgtgctgtggggccgtcggcagctgctctcagtgcccgtccccgcagccagtgcctgcgtttccccggccctgcctggctcaggcagccggggctgtgcggggagcgctcgcagcagtgcaggtgagctgtgcggggacacgtgccccggggctgggcttggggttttgtcctgctgaggggccggggcactgCCGCTGCCCGCTCCGGCACAGCCACtgaccctggcctctctccttcttgcagcacacagcacctgtGGCAGCGGCgccagccaggggaagcagctccccatctgcagctctccccagcccgctgcagcgaGCCGACGCCATGGCCAGTGAGGCCAAGGACgtcacctgccctgtgtgccagggggCCCCCAAGGAGCCCAGCTACGTCCTCCCCTGTCTGCACCGCTTCTGCTTCGGGTGCATCATGCGCTGGgccaagagaagcagcacctgccccctctgcaggcagcgcatCACCTCCATCCTCTACTCCATCTGGGCGGAAGACGACTTCCTGGAGGTGCAGCTTGCCCCCGGCGCAGAGGCCCAAGCTGACAGCCAGCAGGacgagcagggggctgcggaGCCGGTGCCCCAGCCTGCCGTGGGAGGCCTCCTGCCCGAGGAATGGGCGGCCCTCTTCAGGGAGCACCTCGGTCCGCTGCGCTCCTGGGTGCGCCAGCAAGCCAGGGAGCTGTTCGAcgctgcctggtgggaccaggacatgctggaggcCACCGTCATCGCTTGGCTGTGCCGCTGCGGGCTGGATGAGCAGGCCTTGGTGCAGGAGCTGCGGCCGTTGCTGCAGGGCCACAAGGTGAGCTTTGTGCAGCGGCTCATCTCCATCATGCTGCAGATATGCAGCGAGGAGTACCTGGAGCACCTGGGATTCCTGGAACCCcgtcctgccagcctgcagtacaacggccctgaggtggacctcgagggctcccaagacacctgggagccagagctcgagggctcccaagacacctgggagccagaagaCAGCCCTGCggccatccccagccctgctgcctccccccgggacactcctgccagcagcccggAGGATTCTGACGTcgaggagctgcccagcacctccagtgcCGCCCTacctgggggtcctggccaCCTGCCCACCGCACCCATCCCCGGGGATCAGGAGGAGCCCTTCTCAGAGCCGCGACGGGCGGCAGAAGAAGATGCTgtggtgcagggctgcagccatgagccctctcctcctggccagggcagggacagctcacctggggggccccggcgccccccgaaGAGGAGGGCCGACAGCAACCCggactctccccagccctgcaagaggccCCGGCGCCTTTAGCAGGGCACATCTGGGGTTGtcatacaaataaaaagttgtGACCCTGCCACAGATAGTGTCTTGGTCTTCTTCGTAGAATCACACAATCGTACGGGCATAGAAACACAgagtggctcaggttggaagggacctcaaagatcacctagctccactccccctgccatggccgGCGATGCCACTGTGATATATGGCATAATAGtttgtgtcaagaagatggttgatcttaataaagaagggggagatgggggagtgtggccatgggggtcggcaagccccatggttggtggcAACGTCAGACTCTTAACAATGGGCATGTAACATGCCTTTACATCAGGCATGTAAATAGAGTTTAGAGGGaataaagaagggtgattcaggagatgccatgCCGTCTTGGGttgcttcttctccagccattaaggcctggaagttgctgggtgtttgctcttGTTGTTATATGCAACGTATGTTATATGCAGACCTTGCTGatgctgtttcaaaataattaaaaaagcaaggtaggaattaaaattatttcacttcttgCGAACACAGAAGAGTGGCTTTTAaattgggggagaaaatacagcagaaagagCTCGAGGTTGGAGATGAGAagggtttaattaaagggaaggggaatggggagaaaaagaaaccaaagaaacaataaggtcgcggaagcacagagagaaggaggaagaaatattctctacttcccatcaacgagcgatgttcggccacgcacgtcctgggaagcagggcctcaaatcGCGTAGCGGTTGTTCaagaggaacagccccctcccccacgagagcccccctgtttattgctgagtgtgacatcaggtgctCTGGAGTGTCCCTTTGATTGGCTGagggcagctgccctggcgatggcccacccccagcctgctggctcctgggggctgcgaaggagtcctgatgctgtgccagcactgtgcGGCAATAGACACAGCACTGGAGTGacaccagtgctgttccagctctgagtgcagagcacagcactgtgggggctgctgcagggaacgATGACTCCagcccagacagacccaacacaacctTCACCCCTTAGTCCATGACATGCGTGTCACACTCAGGTCCCACACAGTTTAGTGTGTAGATTCTCTCAGCACCACTGTTCTCTGTCTGGTAAAGTATGTGTACGTCTgtacttcttttcattccacaggtctttccccaaaatgtccaTAGAAACATGAAAGCATGGTGGGTCCAGCTTCATCTGTTCCAGTGGTCACCCAGGGCAGGCAAAGTTGCTTTTCTTGtcaccagcaccagctcagcTCACATCACTGTTGCACTGCCCGCttccttgcaaagttgacctgtcgctggttctgcagtgtcctcctacaCCACATAACTTGGattacagattaattttctcccaagGCTAAACCTCCTTTGGGCACACACCTGATatccccatctttctgcattgcCCACCAGGTATAGCCTGGTCGTTGGgagaagacaatcccacgagtggggTCGCCTTTTCCCACGGCAGGGGCCACCCACAccgccttccccatccacttcccCACACGCACTACGGGGACTTGAGCTTCTCCCACGGTGcgtaggggttttgtttcggccGGACCAGgacggctgtcagaccccctgttGTTACTAGCCAAGTGGCCTCCGGTAGATTTCTATCCCAATGTTTCCacgtcccagcacccaatgctcgCAGCATAGATTTTAACggtccattgtacctctcaaccttcccagaggctcgTGGCTGATCAGGGATGTGATCCACCCACTCAATGCCGtgcctcttggcccaggaggtgaccaaattgtttcggaagtgactcccattgtcggactcaattctctctggtgtaccacGTCGCCACAGCACTTgcctttccaggcccaagatagtgtttcagGCCGTGCCATGGTTTACGGGATAcgtttccagccacccagtcgTTGCTTCCACCATGGCAAGTATGGaccgtttgccttggcgggttGGTGGGAGTGGTCCGACgtagtcaatctgccaggcctcaccgCACCGAAATCCAAGGCATCTcgccctgttccagggagactttacccTCATGGCTCGTTTGACTGCAGCACAGATCTCACACtgatgggtaacctgtgtgatggcctcaagGGTCAGGTCCAGCCCTCGGTCACGAGCCCATCTGGATGCGGCATCCCTCCctagatgtcctgatgtttcatgggcccatcgagctacaaacagctcacccttacgtccccagtccaggtccacctgagccacttcactTTTCAAAGCTCGAGCCACTTCTTTGTTGTTCCGATGTTCTTCGGTGGCACGATTCTtaggcatgtgggcatctacatgacgtaccttTGCAGCCAGGTGTCCTACCCAGGCAGCGCTATCTTGCCACAGcgtagcagcccagataggcttacctctgcgctgccagttctGTTTCCGTTgccgcagccacccccacagagcatttgccagcatccatgagtcagtgtagagatacagtactggccatttttctctttcagcaatttctagggCCAGTTGTAGAGCTTCatttctgcatactgactcaactcaccttccccttccttccacggcctccacaactcgtcgtgtgggactccacacagcagctttccactaCAGAGGGCCCCctaccacacggcaggatccgtcagtgaACAACAcctactgctttctgtcttctggcaactcattgtgtGCTggtgcttcttcagcacgagTTACCTCTTCTGTCAGCACTCCGAAATCCACGCCCTGCGGCCAGTCCATGATCTCCTCCAGGATTCCCGGGCGCTTGGCTTTCCCCATTCGAGCCTGCTATGTAATTAACGCTACCCACTTCCTCCAcagttgcatggtgtgtagtggggattttccctttgaacatccaatgtaacacaggtagccgtGGGGCCAAGAGGAGTCGTGCTTCtgtaccaacaacttctgaagcggCTCGAAtcccctcatatgctgttaatatttccttttcagttggggtgtaattggcttcctTGATAGCCCCGgctccagaagcccagaggtcgacgtgggaagcagggcctcaaaacgcgtagcGGCTGTTGAGGAGGacagcccccttccccacgggcgcccccctttttattgctgagtgtggcatcaggtgttatggaatatccctttggttggtttagggcagctgccctggcaatggcccctccccatcacttgcccacccccattgatttcctttcatCAAGTGGTCAACCATCTGGTTGCCCaggggaagccagctgatggcacctgtttggatttcagcacagcttcGGATCTGTTTCTAAGCGtctccttctggacaaattggGCAGCACTCAGCTAGAGCAATGCATAATGCGATGGGTGAACAAGGGGCTGACGGGTCGGGCTCCAAGGGTAATTGTAAATGGGGTCGCATCAGGGTGGCGGCCAGTCACTAGGGGCTTCCGCAggcctccattttagggcctgtTCTCTTCAGGGTTGTCCTGACTGACTCGCATGTAGGACTTGAGGGCAGATGGAGTCCATTTTTTAGGCATGATGCTGAACAGGAAGGAGTGGCTGACTCCATCAAGGGGacgaaggctttgcagagagatcttgacaaatcagagagctgggcaatccccAGCAATATGAGGTTTAGCAAGAGCGAGTGAGGGATTCCACGCCTggcaaggggcaaccctggcggTACGGACAGTcagggggatgagaggctggagcgcagccctgcagagcgggatctgggggttttggtcaacagcaagttgaacGGGATtcaagcagccaggaggggaacCGCATCCTGGGCTGCCTCCAGTATGGTATCGCCAGCCGCTCGGGGGCAgggattgctgtgctctgctccgcGCTCTTTCAGCGTCGCCTCGAGTCCTGCGTGCACTTCTGGCCAGCACACTAACAGAAGCGGTGAAGGATCTGGAGGGTAAGATGGATGAGGAGCACATGAGGTCTccgtgtttgttcagcctgcacGAGACAGAGGAGAAGCCTCGtggcggcctgcagcttcctcacgaggggagcagaggggccggggctgagctctgctctctgaggACACTGACAAAACTCGAGGGAATGGCAAGGAGATGGGACAGTggagggtctggctgcaggtgaggaaaagagTTTTCACCAACACGGGGCTCGGCCACTGAAAGAggcctcccagggaagtggtcacggTAGCAGGTTTTGTGAACCGCAGGAGTCCACAAAACGTCTGCGAAGTGCTTTCAGACacgtgctttgctttttggggGTCAGCCAGAGCGATGGGCTCTGAGGTCAGCCAGCAACGGGCTGTGACCTCACAGGCCTCGCTGCTTATCTTGGGGCGCCgtcagagcctggcccagcctggctcgtgcCTGGACTCCTGCTGAGCGTGTGTGCGAGGCTTGGAGTGCCGAGCAAGGATTTGTTGAGAGGagttgttggagctgtgctgtggggccgtcggcagctgctctcagtgcccgtccccgcagccagtgcctgcg from Anas acuta unplaced genomic scaffold, bAnaAcu1.1 SCAFFOLD_226, whole genome shotgun sequence carries:
- the LOC137849222 gene encoding polycomb group RING finger protein 2-like produces the protein MASEAKDVTCPVCQGAPKEPSYVLPCLHRFCFGCIMRWAKRSSTCPLCRQRITSILYSIWAEDDFLEVQLAPGAEAQADSQQDEQGAAEPVPQPAVGGLLPEEWAALFREHLGPLRSWVRQQARELFDAAWWDQDMLEATVIAWLCRCGLDEQALVQELRPLLQGHKVSFVQRLISIMLQICSEEYLEHLGFLEPRPASLQYNGPEVDLEGSQDTWEPELEGSQDTWEPEDSPAAIPSPAASPRDTPASSPEDSDVEELPSTSSAALPGGPGHLPTAPIPGDQEEPFSEPRRAAEEDAVVQGCSHEPSPPGQGRDSSPGGPRRPPKRRADSNPDSPQPCKRPRRL